From a region of the Podospora pseudopauciseta strain CBS 411.78 chromosome 7 map unlocalized CBS411.78m_7, whole genome shotgun sequence genome:
- a CDS encoding uncharacterized protein (COG:I; EggNog:ENOG503Q4W2) → MQGPCQFRTRVKKKNGRKNGQSLAGGPLVVPCCGFARAGGGRSLIPPPLPLFLARFPPFPPLLFPFSSPPSPLRLRGFGSLPPDPYNQPKMATAITTTETRSRKANGGANGVLKTKVVEYPDIQTIRDAIPAHCFEPTILHSMAYVFRDLIMAGALGWAAFTYIPQINDSIVRGLAWALYGYLQGLVLTGVWILAHEAGHGAFSKHQNFNDVVGWVLHSALMVPYFSWKFSHHRHHRFTGHMEKDMAFVPATKEDRQKRRLADLYLDRELFEDVPLVQLVKLIFHQLAGWQMYLLFNATAGPASKQREGGWLRVSHFEPTSAVFRPSEAVYIFITDVGLAIVGYCLYLASTMVGWKMVFLMYGQAYFWVHHWLVAITYLHHTHPDVPHFDAENWTFVKGALATVDRDFGFVGRHLFHGIIDTHVVHHLFPRIPFYKAEEATEAIKPVVGDLYHQEKGSFLGSLWKTFTTCKYVEADPTVPGTLKWAESK, encoded by the exons ATGCAGGGTCCCTGTCAGTTTCGAACGagagtaaaaaaaaaaaatgggAGAAAAAACGGACAGTCGCTGGCTGGTGGTCCCCTGGTGGTCCCCTGTTGCGGTTTCGCTCGAGCGGGCGGTGGAAGAAGTTTaattcctcctcctctccctctttttctcgcccgctttccccccttccctccccttctctttcctttctCATCTCCCCCATCGCCTCTCCGTCTCCGTGGATTtggctccctccccccagatCCATACAATCAGCCCAAGATGGCGACCgctatcaccaccaccgagaccAGGAGTCGCAAGGCCAACGGCGGTGCCAATGGCGTGCTCAAGACCAAGGTGGTCGAGTATCCCGACATTCAGACCATCCGCGATGCCATCCCCGCCCACTGCTTCGAGCCAACTATCCTCCACTCGATGGCTTATGTCTTCCGCGACCTCATCATGGCCGGCGCCCTTGGCTGGGCTGCCTTCACCTACATCCCCCAGATCAACGACAGCATCGTCCGCGGTCTTGCCTGGGCCCTCTATGGCTACCTCCAGGGCCTCGTCCTGACGGGCGTCTGGATCTTGGCTCACGAGGCCGGCCACGGCGCCTTCTCCAAGCACCAAAACTTCAACGACGTCGTTGGCTGGGTCCTCCACTCGGCTCTCATGGTGCCCTACTTCTCCTGGAAGTtctctcaccaccgccatcaccgctTCACCGGCCACATGGAGAAGGACATGGCCTTCGTCCCCGCCACCAAGGAGGACCGCCAGAAGCGCCGCCTTGCCGACCTCTACCTCGACCGCGAGCTCTTCGAGGACGTCCCCCTTGTccagctcgtcaagctcATTTTCCACCAGCTCGCCGGCTGGCAGATGTACCTCTTGTTCAACGCCACCGCCGGTCCCGCCAGCAAGCAGCGCGAGGGCGGCTGGCTCCGCGTCAGCCACTTTGAGCCCACCAGCGCCGTCTTCCGCCCCAGCGAGGCCGTCTACATCTTCATCACCGACGTCGGTCTCGCCATTGTCGGCTACTGCCTCTACCTCGCCTCAACCATGGTCGGCTGGAAGATGGTGTTCCTGATGTACGGCCAGGCCTACTTCTGGGTCCACCACTGGTTGGTCGCCATCACCTACCTCCATCACACCCACCCCGACGTTCCCCACTTCGACGCCGAGAACTGGACATTCGTCAAGGGCGCCCTCGCCACCGTCGACCGCGACTTTGGCTTCGTCGGCCGTCACCTCTTCCACGGCATCATCGACACCCACGTCGTTCACCATCTATTCCC CCGCATCCCCTTCtacaaggccgaggaggccacCGAGGCCATCAAGCCCGTGGTCGGCGACCTTTACCACCAGGAGAAGGGCTCGTTCCTCGGCTCGCTCTGGAAGACCTTCACCACCTGCAAGTACGTCGAGGCCGATCCCACCGTGCCGGGCACTCTTAAGTGGGCCGAGAGCAAGTAA
- a CDS encoding uncharacterized protein (COG:S; EggNog:ENOG503NZGP): MDSNEAQRQTCEEEGGKIIDAESPFDGPTHTYPKATSYTPPVPKSRNEYAPGANVDHNTAAVPDDHGPQDKKPSLVGRLANRLGLDAGTLIIMFKGSLPPTIAIAMYQAAPITAYFTTLGYLVPIVSVLALAILPRGKFLMNMILNLFSVCLGAAISMLALWSAVKARENTRSSAPRPASGTGGGQALTMVPYNSSQSAVCAVWLFFGIWLGNVVRAKLPAFNLPVIIFSIFVNVAATYGPFMTTTTGAQKFVRELLTAMLVALALAFAVNLFVFPMSSRLVVFKEFEGAIGLLRRTVKLQREYLVSLEKEDMFAVASQATGSREENGRRLTKEERAAKQLKETGDKMRQLAGKLHADIPFAKRDFAWGKLNGDDIGQLFSLFRNVYIPVLGMMTIIDIFKRVSEHRGWNRLRNEDELSDDEIAAKEKEKRVWNEVMKQMHEPFEILSGAIDQGLEHAGLCLGLLPRPKLARDVEAQGEQVRPGDPRLAKVMDEKVAAFYSKKGELLRTWVRERGFRLEDNEDGYGEEHLTEQRERDQSQLYIVLYMENLMHASGEAVQALVAFADKKVADGTMSRNRIIIPSNKRLKKLLLSVFNNEDSSGEESPDLTETRNTIVYFGDGYNRKKDPEHLPPETAWQHFGNGLRKISAFLGSEESMFGFRVACATMTVGIVAFLEETQRFFMEQRLVWAMIIIALGMTMTSGQSFFGFLCRVGGTVIAMVLSLIIWYIVDEQPAGAIVIMWFFVFISYYFFLKYPRFIPAIMITIVTQVLIIGYELQTIRLGKEIAERTGQPWYPTYLLAPYRLACVAGGSLVAFFWTIFPSPLTDRTWLRRDLSATLYLVANYFGVISSTLRSNLDDTAGDVDIPGTPAHQLHKISRKIFGKVMMLVPSMMQHSEWQRWEPTIGGKFPREAYDDIIAGSTRIMAYLTLISYTLMHPTRVYHATSKEHNGEDGDETHIRSREWLNALAKVLRTLRPTHHSILSTLTLLSNSLLSGQRLPPFLPLPRPYEMTRRLMTLSSSKSYPKHANDDEDNGSEEGPGEEDDEDNESDGAPVRLVDSRTGRDDRDEDRLLRKRTTRSSHKLDHIPEHHDGGRPRKRRPVEVNLLDPRNMEQPGYAEFAVLQVCTTLVCDDLEGLVKAVSGLVGVVDFSFRYEGSESTLGANSGNETASEGLRRRKG, encoded by the exons ATGGACAGTAATGAAGCACAACGACAAACctgcgaggaggagggggggaagataATCGACGCAGAAAGCCCTTTCGACGGTCCAACACACACATATCCAAAAGCGACTTCATATACACCACCGGTACCGAAATCGAGAAACGAATATGCACCCGGTGCCAATGTCGACCACAACACTGCTGCTGTGCCAGACGACCATGGGCCACAAGACAAAAAGCCAAGCTTGGTGGGCAGGCTGGCGAACAGGTTAGGACTCGATGCCGGTACCTTGATCATCATGTTCAAGGGGTCACTACCTCCAACAATCGCCATTGCCATGTACCAAGCCGCCCCCATAACCGCCTATTTCACCACTCTCGGCTACCTCGTCCCCATCGTCAGCGTTCTCGCCCTGGCCATTCTCCCGAGGGGAAAGTTTCTCATGAACATGATCCTGAACCTCTTTTCCGTCTGCCTCGGGGCCGCCATCTCCATGCTGGCACTCTGGTCGGCTGTCAAGGCCCGGGAAAACACCAGATCTTCTGCTCCACGTCCAGCGTCAGGAACAGGGGGTGGGCAGGCTTTGACCATGGTACCATATAACTCTAGCCAGTCGGCTGTCTGCGCCGTCTGGCTGTTCTTTGGCATTTGGCTGGGGAATGTAGTGAGGGCCAAGCTGCCGGCCTTCAACTTGcccgtcatcatcttcagcaTCTTTGTCAATGTCGCGGCCACCTACGGACCTTTCATGACAACAACTACCGGGGCACAGAAGTTTGTCAGGGAGTTGTTGACGGCCATGCTCGTGGCACTAGCATTGGCTTTTGCCGTCAATCTCTTCGTTTTCCCCATGAGTAGTCggttggtggtgttcaaAGAGTTTGAGGGCGCGattgggttgttgaggaggacaGTAAAATTACAGAGAGAGTATCTGGTGTCACTGGAGAAAGAGGACATGTTTGCTGTCGCAAGCCAGGCAACGGGTTCAAGAGAAGAGAATGGGAGGAGATTGACCAAGGAAGAGAGGGCTGCAAAACAGCTGAAAGAGACTGGTGATAAGATGAGGCAGCTGGCGGGGAAGCTGCATGCTGATATACCGTTTGCCAAGAGAGATTTTGCCTGGGGAAAACTGAACGGGGATGATATTGGGCAGTTGTTTTCGTTGTTTCGGAATGTGTACATTCCGGT GCTTGGGATGATGACCATCATCGACATCTTTAAGAGAGTGTCGGAACACCGTGGGTGGAACCGTCTTCGCAATGAAGACGAGCTGTCTGATGACGAGATTGCcgccaaagaaaaagaaaaaagggtTTGGAACGAGGTCATGAAACAAATGCATGAGCCGTTCGAGATTTTGTCTGGAGCTATCGATCAAGGTCTGGAACATGCTGGGCTCTGCTTAGGATTGTTACCACGGCCAAAACTGGCACGAGATGTTGAGGCCCAAGGCGAACAGGTTCGACCCGGCGACCCCAGACTTGCCAAAGTCATGGATGAAAAGGTTGCCGCTTTCTACTCCAAAAAAGGAGAACTGCTAAGAACTTGGGTCAGAGAGCGCGGCTTTCGCCTTGAGGACAATGAAGACGGGTATGGAGAAGAACACTTGACGGAGCAGCGAGAGCGAGATCAGTCCCAGCTCTACATTGTTCTTTATATGGAGAATTTGATGCACGCTTCAGGCGAGGCCGTTCAAGCACTTGTCGCGTTTGCTGACAAGAAGGTGGCCGATGGGACTATGTCTAGAAATAGGATCATCATACCGTCGAATAAACGGCTAAAGAAATTACTCCTCTCGGTATTCAACAACGAAGACTCGTCAGGGGAAGAGTCGCCAGATCTCACAGAGACCAGAAACACCATCGTATACTTTGGAGATGGCTACAACCGAAAGAAGGATCCGGAGCACCTGCCACCAGAAACAGCTTGGCAGCACTTTGGCAATGGGCTACGCAAGATTTCTGCTTTTTTGGGATCCGAAGAGTCCATGTTTGGGTTTCGAGTAGCTTGTGCTACCATGACGGTTGGGATTGTGGCTTTTCTCGAAGAAACCCAGCGCTTTTTTATGGAACAAAGACTGGTTTGGGCCATGATCATAATCGCCCTTGGCATGACAATGA CATCGGGCCAGTCCTTTTTTGGCTTCCTTTGCCGAGTTGGAGGCACAGTCATAGCTATGGTGTTGTCCCTGATCATATGGTATATCGTTGATGAACAGCCCGCCGGCGCCATTGTGATCATGTGGttcttcgtcttcatcaGCTACTACTTCTTCCTCAAATACCCTCGTTTCATTCCGGCCATCATGatcaccatcgtcacccAAGTACTCATTATCGGGTATGAGCTTCAGACTATCCGACTTGGAAAGGAGATTGCCGAACGAACAGGGCAGCCCTGGTATCCAACATACTTGCTCGCTCCGTATCGTCTAGCTTGCGTGGCAGGTGGCAGTCTCGTTGCCTTTTTCTGGACGATATTTCCATCCCCATTGACAGATCGCACCTGGCTCCGAAGAGATCTGTCAGCAACTCTCTACCTGGTAGCCAACTACTTCGGTGTTATCAGCAGCACGCTTCGGTCCAATCTGGACGACACGGCTGGAGATGTTGATATTCCCGGGACGCCAGCACATCAGCTTCACAAGATTAGCCGTAAAATCTTTGGCAAGGTCATGATGCTGGTCCCCTCCATGATGCAGCATTCCGAGTGGCAGCGATGGGAGCCTACGATAGGGGGGAAGTTTCCCCGCGAAGCCTACGACGACATCATTGCGGGAAGCACAAGAATCATGGCTTACCTCACCCTTATAAGCTACACGCTCATGCACCCTACGCGTGTTTATCACGCCACCTCGAAAGAACACAacggggaggatggcgatgaaACCCATATCCGCAGCCGCGAATGGCTCAACGCTCTCGCCAAGGTTCTGCGCACTCTGAGACCAACACATCACTCAATTCTGTCCACATTGACGCTACTGTCGAACTCTCTATTGTCAGGCCAGAGGCTACCCCctttcttgcccttgccaaGGCCGTACGAGATGACGAGACGGCTGATGACGCTGTCGTCATCCAAGTCTTACCCCAAACATgccaacgacgacgaggacaaTGGCTCCGAGGAAGGACcgggcgaagaagatgatgaagacaaTGAGTCGGATGGCGCCCCCGTTAGACTAGTCGACTCCCGAACAGGGAGAGATGACCGCGACGAGGACAGGTTGCTGCGGAAGCGCACCACTCGTTCGAGCCACAAACTTGATCACATCCCTGAGCACCACGATGGCGGCCGTCCAAGGAAGAGAAGGCCGGTTGAGGTGAATCTACTGGATCCGAGAAACATGGAACAGCCGGGATACGCAGAGTTTGCCGTGCTGCAGGTATGCACCACACTGGTATGTGACGACCTGGAGGGGCTGGTCAAGGCGGTgagtgggttggttggtgtggTCGACTTCAGTTTTCGGTACGAGGGGAGCGAGTCAACCTTGGGTGCCAACTCGGGGAATGAGACTGCAAGTGAAGGGTTGAGACGAAGAAAAGGATAG
- a CDS encoding uncharacterized protein (EggNog:ENOG503PGKV) — translation MPVYYTPPPTPPPAIPSPSPPPSPPLALPDPDSYPPYPSSHSSRSRSKSTKSSLSSSSSSKSKHSHSSDNHEEGGHKIPYVFLGSIAAASFLAHKYWPKGYVYGDKEDWELSKYERRAREKLQAATAAKRGKVNEREVKSYSPRPPAHDGREARRGGYGYKGPPPVSHRREVYEEQEEGEVYSNPGSRRGSLRGAAPRGRIDPRGYYNDDDREYTRGLSEYAVAPSVLRSKSQSGRDQFYSDVAPSRDRSLPPRRASSVANEEYYMTPAIGPAASRNKDSHDPPPPPRSYVSGRELSRPRYLIEEPRAGPPLLARPESMRGRELQRRPYYDEEVVAPRAPREAVVYVYRDAPSAGSRRASVDLEAGRNRAFDWDYR, via the coding sequence ATGCCAGTCTATTACACACCTCCCCCGACCCCCCCACCTGCCATcccttctccatcacctccgccatcaccgccccTAGCCCTCCCGGACCCAGATTCCTACCCACCCTACCCCTCCTCACACTCCTCGCGCTCCCGTTCCAAGTCAACCAAatcctcactctcctcctcttcttcttccaagTCCAAACACAGCCACTCCTCCGACAACCacgaagaaggaggccaCAAGATCCCCTACGTCTTCCTAGGCTCCATAGCCGcggcctccttcctcgcaCACAAATACTGGCCTAAAGGTTACGTCTACGGCGACAAGGAAGACTGGGAGCTGTCCAAATACGAGAGAAGGGCCAGGGAGAAATTGCAGGCCGCAACGGCCGCCAAGAGGGGCAAGGTGAACGAGAGGGAAGTTAAGAGTTACAGTCCCCGACCACCGGCGCACGACGGCAGGGAGGCGAGAAGGGGTGGGTATGGCTATAAAGGGCCACCTCCGGTATCCCACAGGAGGGAAGTGTATGAAGAacaagaggagggggaggtgtacAGCAACCCCGGAAGTAGAAGAGGAAGCCTGAGAGGTGCCGCCCCCCGGGGAAGAATCGATCCGAGGGGTTActacaacgacgacgacagagAGTATACCAGAGGTCTCTCCGAATACGCCGTCGCTCCCTCGGTCCTGCGGAGTAAGAGCCAAAGTGGGAGAGACCAATTCTACTCTGACGTTGCGCCCTCTCGGGACCGatcccttcctccccgtcGCGCCTCCTCTGTTGCGAACGAGGAATATTACATGACACCGGCCATCGGTCCAGCGGCCAGCCGAAATAAAGATAGTCACGACCCCCCGCCACCTCCGCGAAGTTATGTTTctgggagggagttgagcAGGCCGAGATACCTGATTGAAGAGCCCCGAGCTGGACCGCCCTTGCTTGCCAGGCCAGAAAGCATGAGGGGTAGGGAGTTGCAGAGGAGGCCATACTATGATGAAGAGGTTGTAGCCCCGAGGGCTCCGAGAGAAGCGGTTGTGTATGTGTACCGGGATGCGCCATCAGCAGGAAGCAGAAGGGCGTCTGTTGACCTGGAGGCTGGGAGGAACAGGGCATTTGACTGGGATTATCGGTGA